A genomic window from Indioceanicola profundi includes:
- a CDS encoding prepilin-type N-terminal cleavage/methylation domain-containing protein, with protein MIPHRAGFTLLELLVVLVLLGLLSVAGHQALHTAGRLSARLNDDGSQHFLVQRQVADWIAQAQPRRVGRERSAPVLFDGLPDRLTFVTNLPDRFGLASPHLVTLSLEPDGLAVGWRLLTDRTGASGGTRLLLPAARELKLRYWHAAEGWAERWDRRPTLPALVEMRLEADAASSREPVRVAVALRMGASP; from the coding sequence ATGATTCCGCACCGCGCCGGCTTCACCCTTCTGGAACTGCTGGTGGTTCTGGTCCTGCTGGGGCTGCTGTCAGTGGCCGGGCACCAGGCCCTGCACACGGCCGGTCGCCTGTCGGCCAGGCTGAACGATGATGGCAGCCAGCACTTTCTCGTCCAACGTCAGGTCGCCGACTGGATCGCCCAGGCGCAGCCGCGTCGCGTGGGGCGCGAGAGGTCGGCACCTGTCCTGTTCGACGGGCTTCCGGATCGGCTGACCTTCGTCACGAACCTGCCCGACCGGTTCGGCCTCGCTTCACCCCATCTTGTCACGCTGTCGCTGGAGCCGGACGGGCTGGCGGTCGGGTGGCGTCTTCTCACCGACCGAACCGGAGCATCCGGCGGAACACGCCTGCTGCTGCCTGCTGCGAGGGAGCTGAAGCTCCGCTACTGGCATGCTGCGGAGGGCTGGGCGGAGCGTTGGGACCGCCGCCCCACGCTGCCGGCCCTGGTCGAGATGCGGCTGGAAGCGGATGCGGCATCTAGCCGGGAGCCGGTGCGGGTGGCCGTGGCATTGCGGATGGGGGCGTCTCCATGA
- a CDS encoding type IV pilus modification PilV family protein, with amino-acid sequence MTDHMPHRSGFTMIEVLVALMVLALAIGALLPRMSLAALAAGKAERREQAVLLAESLLARMGADLDVPPGGEVSGREGGFDWRLSACCAREAPGTTLRLVEVHVEVSWTEGRHRQPLGLETRRLTGAFP; translated from the coding sequence ATGACTGACCACATGCCGCACCGGTCCGGCTTCACGATGATCGAGGTGCTGGTGGCCCTCATGGTGCTGGCTCTGGCGATCGGCGCTCTCCTGCCGCGAATGTCGCTGGCAGCGCTGGCTGCCGGGAAGGCTGAGCGGCGGGAGCAGGCCGTGCTGCTGGCGGAATCCCTGCTGGCGCGGATGGGCGCCGACCTGGACGTGCCGCCCGGGGGGGAGGTCAGCGGGCGGGAAGGCGGATTCGACTGGCGGCTTTCCGCCTGCTGCGCCCGGGAAGCGCCCGGCACCACCCTACGCCTCGTCGAGGTGCATGTGGAGGTATCCTGGACAGAGGGGCGTCACCGGCAGCCGCTGGGACTGGAAACGCGCCGCTTGACAGGGGCTTTCCCATGA
- a CDS encoding GspH/FimT family pseudopilin, with the protein MPSRPAFTLLELLVALLILGGLSALAPAFLQERAAGARDRSALRELALGLAAARLQAVSADAPTRVQFDLGGRTWRTHPAGREGKLPSGSLELLGVAETQAEASWIGFFPDGGSTGGTLKVGLPPERREIRVDWLTGRIELHD; encoded by the coding sequence ATGCCGTCGCGACCGGCCTTCACGTTGCTGGAGCTGCTGGTCGCACTGCTGATCCTTGGCGGGCTATCGGCGCTTGCGCCGGCCTTCCTGCAGGAACGGGCCGCAGGCGCGCGCGACCGGTCAGCCCTGCGTGAACTGGCGCTGGGTCTCGCGGCCGCCCGTCTCCAGGCCGTTTCGGCGGATGCGCCGACGCGCGTGCAGTTCGATCTGGGCGGCCGGACATGGAGGACCCACCCGGCTGGACGGGAAGGGAAACTGCCCAGCGGATCGCTCGAACTGCTGGGCGTCGCGGAGACCCAGGCGGAAGCGTCCTGGATCGGCTTCTTCCCCGATGGCGGCTCCACCGGCGGGACCCTGAAGGTAGGCCTCCCGCCGGAGCGGCGTGAAATCCGGGTGGACTGGCTGACAGGCAGGATAGAACTCCATGACTGA
- the gspG gene encoding type II secretion system major pseudopilin GspG has product MRSRRNKGARPGMTAAGARDGFTMLELLVVLVILGLLTAVTAPAVGRYLGGAKVDTAKLQVQNILTTLDLYRLDNGSMPTQEQGLAALVDRPSGATRWNGPYLRKAEMIRDPWGRPYQYRIPGEKGEVDIFSLGADGAPGGTGENQDVGSW; this is encoded by the coding sequence ATGCGATCCCGCCGGAACAAAGGCGCCAGACCGGGCATGACTGCTGCCGGGGCGCGTGACGGCTTCACCATGCTGGAGCTGCTTGTCGTGCTGGTCATCCTCGGCCTGCTGACCGCCGTGACCGCACCCGCTGTTGGCCGCTATCTGGGTGGCGCAAAGGTCGATACCGCCAAGCTTCAGGTGCAGAACATTCTTACCACACTGGACCTGTACCGGCTGGATAACGGTTCCATGCCCACGCAGGAGCAGGGGCTGGCGGCGCTGGTGGACAGGCCCAGCGGGGCCACGCGCTGGAACGGCCCCTACCTTCGCAAGGCGGAAATGATCCGCGACCCCTGGGGCCGCCCCTACCAGTACCGCATCCCGGGCGAGAAGGGAGAGGTCGACATTTTCAGCCTGGGGGCGGACGGCGCGCCGGGAGGTACCGGCGAGAACCAGGACGTCGGGAGCTGGTGA
- a CDS encoding transporter — protein MSRVSMVALLAVPLAACSTQRGAPEPTRAELVQRLAALETLVREQQAALSANTAALRDHQAALSQHTELVRSALVRPGAATLSQQMAEAMQAPPPTSGPVLNLGTYSARGLTQVAEAPSAAPSAPPPASQQVAQAADERARNDQITPGGGVLLRRGELSLEPAVEYVANSSRRVEMSGFTVLPAILIGSFELRDTLRDTVVGSLTARYGVTDDFEMDVRVPYVYRMDRTRSRPLGNGSSGQEVFETEGGDLGDIEFGLHHQINEGRNDWPIFVGNMRVKSTTGRDPFETERDSVSGLETKPSTGSGFWSFEPSLTMITASDPAVFYANLSYIYNHERTIEDSSIDPGDVIGTSFGVSLALNDRTSVSFGGDWQFVGITEQDGEALAGADRLTVGRAVMGLSHRLNERMGLNFSFAYGITEDAPDAQFMIKTPIKFDLGF, from the coding sequence TTGTCACGCGTCAGCATGGTCGCCCTGCTGGCGGTGCCGCTCGCCGCCTGCAGCACCCAGAGAGGGGCGCCGGAGCCCACCCGCGCCGAGCTGGTCCAGCGGCTGGCGGCACTGGAAACGCTTGTGCGTGAGCAGCAGGCGGCGTTGTCGGCCAACACCGCGGCCCTGCGCGACCATCAGGCCGCCTTGTCGCAACATACGGAGCTGGTGCGCAGCGCACTGGTCCGGCCGGGCGCTGCCACCCTGTCGCAACAGATGGCGGAGGCCATGCAGGCGCCGCCGCCCACATCCGGGCCGGTGCTGAACCTCGGCACCTACAGCGCCCGCGGCCTTACCCAGGTTGCGGAAGCGCCGTCGGCAGCACCATCCGCGCCACCCCCGGCGAGCCAGCAGGTAGCCCAGGCCGCCGACGAGCGGGCTCGCAACGACCAGATCACGCCGGGCGGCGGAGTCCTGCTGCGCCGGGGCGAGCTGTCGCTGGAGCCAGCCGTGGAGTATGTGGCCAACAGCTCCCGCCGGGTGGAAATGTCGGGCTTTACCGTTCTACCGGCCATTCTGATCGGCAGCTTCGAGCTGCGCGATACCCTGCGCGATACGGTGGTGGGATCGTTGACGGCGCGCTACGGCGTGACGGACGATTTTGAAATGGATGTGCGCGTGCCCTACGTTTACCGCATGGACCGCACCCGCTCCCGCCCCCTTGGCAACGGTTCGTCCGGACAGGAGGTTTTTGAGACAGAGGGCGGGGATCTGGGCGACATCGAATTCGGCCTTCACCATCAGATCAATGAGGGCCGGAACGACTGGCCGATTTTCGTCGGCAACATGCGCGTGAAGTCCACGACCGGCCGGGATCCGTTCGAGACCGAAAGGGACTCCGTCAGCGGGCTGGAAACGAAGCCTTCCACCGGCAGCGGGTTCTGGTCCTTCGAGCCCAGCCTGACAATGATCACGGCCAGCGACCCGGCCGTCTTCTACGCCAACCTCAGCTACATCTATAACCACGAGCGCACCATCGAGGATTCGTCCATCGATCCCGGCGACGTCATCGGAACGAGCTTCGGCGTGTCGCTGGCGCTCAACGACCGGACCTCGGTCAGCTTCGGCGGCGACTGGCAGTTCGTCGGCATCACGGAACAGGACGGCGAGGCCCTGGCGGGCGCGGACCGGCTGACCGTCGGCCGCGCGGTGATGGGACTGAGCCACCGCCTCAATGAGCGGATGGGGCTGAACTTCAGCTTCGCCTACGGCATCACCGAGGATGCTCCGGACGCCCAGTTCATGATCAAGACCCCGATCAAGTTCGATCTTGGCTTCTAG
- a CDS encoding helix-turn-helix transcriptional regulator, with translation MPDTVMAFGRSLGAGTQYGTLAHGYPLHGHGTAEGAESAAQDSARLALLEALLDRLPLAVMAFDRAARPRILNQRARQILQRNDGLGLAHGHLVGGSPVQTAALRALLAAGPQDGRPPADTAFMITRPSGERPYNLMICQAAPGLAPGLTMLVTADPDQEAPINVQWLQKFYGLTPTEARLAREVGSGRTLNEASDTLGISIGTTRAHLKNIFGKTGTCRQAELVYVLLCAQAQILRPQS, from the coding sequence ATGCCTGACACCGTTATGGCCTTCGGCCGGAGCCTGGGCGCTGGCACCCAGTATGGTACCCTGGCCCACGGCTATCCGCTGCATGGCCACGGCACGGCAGAGGGCGCCGAGTCCGCCGCCCAGGACTCCGCAAGGCTGGCCTTGCTGGAAGCGCTGCTGGATCGACTGCCGCTGGCCGTCATGGCGTTCGACCGCGCCGCACGTCCTCGGATACTGAACCAGCGGGCGCGCCAAATCCTGCAACGCAATGACGGGCTGGGGCTCGCGCACGGGCATCTGGTCGGCGGCTCGCCGGTGCAGACGGCCGCCCTGCGCGCTCTGCTCGCCGCCGGCCCGCAGGATGGCCGTCCGCCCGCCGACACGGCCTTCATGATCACCCGCCCTTCCGGTGAACGCCCCTACAACCTGATGATCTGTCAGGCGGCTCCCGGCCTGGCGCCCGGCCTGACCATGCTGGTGACCGCCGATCCGGACCAGGAAGCGCCGATCAATGTGCAATGGCTCCAGAAGTTCTACGGCCTCACCCCCACCGAAGCCCGGCTTGCCCGGGAGGTCGGGTCGGGACGCACATTGAACGAGGCGTCCGACACGCTCGGCATCAGCATCGGAACGACCCGGGCCCACCTGAAGAACATCTTCGGAAAGACCGGCACCTGCCGCCAGGCCGAACTGGTCTACGTGCTGCTCTGCGCCCAGGCGCAGATCCTCCGGCCCCAGTCCTGA